In Aedes albopictus strain Foshan chromosome 3, AalbF5, whole genome shotgun sequence, the genomic window TTGTCTCATCTGGAACCAATCTGAACCTTTTCAAATATTTAGCAAAGAATGCTGTACAATTTTGACTCTAAACTCTCAATTCTTTAATTGAGTGAATCagtgaatatttttttatgttatgggtagtacggagatcgcaagaaatttcttggcctatctcgatgcgtggaaaattcaggcaaggaatcgctcaagaaataataaagcgttgctttattccggatcttagtacggagctgaaacgaaatgtcaaatcaaatggggcttgctgtgttaaatttcttgaccattccggtcacggaaaaataatgcactgaacgaaaattacttgagcgattccgtctgAAGAGCATACCTCGCATTAACATCTAGCTAGTTTTCAGCTTTTTTCACTACACTTtgctgtacgagaaaggcaaacaatTTAAATCATCATTTTACGACATTTTTCAGGTGTGGATGATTTCGGCATGCGCGACGAAGATTGGGACGTGTACAAGTCTATTAGTCGCGAGGGCGACAGCGACAGTGAAGCGGAGAACGAGAAGCTCATCGAGTGCGAGGAAATCCTCAAACAGCACGACAGTACCTTCGTGGAACCGGTAGTGGCACCGGGCAACATAGCTGAGTTCCACCAGCTGCACATAGGAGTGGAGCGGATCCGAGTTCCGGAAATACTTTTCCAGCCGAGTATGGTTGGAATCCAGGAAGCCGGACTGACCGGAGCCATAGATTACGTGCTCAAACTGTTCCCGAAGGAGGAACAAGTCAAGCTGGTTGGCAACGTGGTGCTCAGCGGAGGATGTGCCAACATTCGAGGATTTAAGGAACGGTTATCGCGAGAGCTGCAGGCCATTCTACCGTTTCAGTCGGTGTACAATTTGAGGGTGGCAGCGAATCCCAGTCTGGACGCGTGGAAAGGAGCCAGCCAATTTGCTGCCAGTGAAGAGTTCCGGAAGTCTATGATCACACGACAGTTGTACGATGAGTGCGGCGGTGAGTACTTTAAGGAACACGTGGCCAGTAACTTTTACTATCCAACACCTAGTCAAGCCAGTTCCACTCTGAATGATACTTTCAATTGATGAATCAGCTAAATTAAATATAACAAACAACTAGTAATATAGTTTAATTGGTTAGAAAAGAAATCCATTGGGTATTACGAAATCGGTCGAATTCTCCGTTTGATTGGACGTATCTGCTCAGCGCCGTACTGCGGTCAAGAAAAAGGCCGTACATGctcatttcttgaaaaatttctcaccTGAAATTGACCTGTATcctgtgctgaaaatttcatttcgtaatATGTAAATTCAACcacttacagctcattttagaagctgaacctgagtatatgatatatgaaaaacttgtgcggctagaccagttctgctagaaagtcacgaaaaaaaacgctatttttcgaatgtttaaggtaaatgtcacggactacatttgaaaaatgccaaatgatattcaccgtgaatatcattggcatttttcgtaggcagtccgtgacatttaccttaaatattcgaaaaatagtgttttttccgtgactttcttgcagaactggtctagctgcacaagtgtttcatataccatattctcaggttcagcttctaatatGAGCTGAAGGTGATTGaacttagatatgacgaaatgaaattttcagcactccCTGTATCGAGATTGGACAAAACATACATTGAGGAAGAAAGCCTAAGCTGATATTGGGCGAGCAAAAAAGCGAGGAGCCAAAAATGCAGCCAGTCGGCGCTCTTGAGAACTTGAGGATCTTGAGAACAAagtaaaacgctcatgtagatATGGCATAACATGGGATCAGCATCCCTTTGCCGACTGAAGTGAGAAAGTCGCAAACACCGATGACATGGTATTTCACGCTAGCTCGAAATGTTTCGCATAGAGTTCCAATAGTTAATAGGTACATGCTTGCATCTGGGGATCCATCATTTTTAATAATCTCTTTACCTGGTGTTTAAATGCAACGAAAAAGCTTTGGACCgtatcaatcacgaaaacatgtggggagtTCTGAGGCACAAAGGTGTCCCTTAGAAAATCgtcagcctcattgaagcacagtagaaGGCATCCCCGTGCAGATTAATGAAGACCGGTGTTTTATCCAACCACTTCATTAGAGTGAGACAGGGATGTATACTACCACAGACAGGTACTGTTCCGCATCATAATTGAGGAAATTCTGATGGGTGTACACCAGTGAAACCTTGTTTGTATCAGTAGAGAACATAGAACAACTAAGGTTTTGCAAAAACTGTATAAAACGCTGAATCTATCTGTAGATCTTGACAAAGCCCAACGGTCttttttttatcgttttttttcTACCACAAGGAAAGGTCATCGCATGAAACCGGGCCTACCTACTGACTTCCGATTCGATAAAACATGTATAATCGATCATAACAAACTAAAAACATACCAATTTCGTAGAAAATTGTCGTTCAGAAAGCACCACGTTCGTCTCCAGCCCTTCTGCTGCGATGCTACAGATTCGGTTCCCTTTGTGCTTTGAGCAGAAACCGACCGGCGAGGGCAAAGTGGTCCGACCCGAAGTACATGTTGGGAATCGTATAAATCTCCCGGGCCTGCTTGACCGTGGGCAGTGCGTACGTGGCCACTAGCTTCAGATTGTTTTCGCTAAGCCGTTTCTCGCCCGCACACTGGTACTTGGTGTAGAACAGATAGTCCACCGTGGCCCACTGCCCTTGGAAGGTAGTCGCCTCCTGAGTTTCGTCTCCAATGTTGTGTCTGTAGGCGGATGTGAATTTGAACCGATGCTTCAAGGCACCCTGATTGAAGAAGGGGTTGTCCTGCTCCTCTTCGGGGCTTGGCGTCCGGGCAACCCGAGCCTCTTTGCTGGAATGATGTAACTGCAAGAAGAATTCTATTAGATCttatgtattgttttgaacaCGACCGAAGTCACGGATCACTAACCCGAGTACACTTTTCCTCTTCTTCCTCCGTTCTGTCCAAGTGGCTCTCGTGACGGCAATCATCCATGATTCCCAATTTCTTCGGAAGTAAGACCTTCCCAAAGGACGATCCCCCTGGTATGGGTTCCAGCGTATTAGTTGAGAGGTTTTcgtactggagaaatcccgttgTCAGCAGTACGTAAGGAGCGGTGTACGGTTGAAGGTTGAAATCCCCGCATAGAATGGTGGGTGCATACTTGGGCGTTCCGCTTTCCATCCGACCGAGAAATGCCAACCGATCCAGCTCGGCCAGAAGTACCTGCACCTGCGCCAGACGGATATCCTGCCGACGGGGATTGTACAGCAGATGTGTGGTGGCCACTACCAGAGATTGGCTCGGATTGGATTTCACTCTGAATTTCGCGATAATGGCCACATTTTCTCGATCCAAACGCTAAAATTTCAAAGAAACAGACAATATGTACCTTGTTATATTAAATGTTTAAACAATATTAAGTTAGCTAATGGCACGGTGACGACTGGGCATCGCGTAAATGATACCCCCCATTGAAgtcattgggctgcaaaacggtgagtcgataaggagagcgtccaacatagctgtggtcctcacaagttcctacctcatgcttccacgggacaagcgatgacaaagaccgccagctataagagatgtgtgcttagctggtagagcAGCCTGAGCACTGTTGAGTTTCTGATTTtagttagattgaggaggtacgtctcgagcgtctgttcaccaagggcgcagccccac contains:
- the LOC134291853 gene encoding protein angel homolog 2, with product MTRLLKYPFTYSALLQPLPFPPTLARAAASFKRMSRSTTGSSQHSSSPDSSGSSPVNKIFQRYARQKRMSETCRKWKTIPSAVRRDPDDVQFTLMSYNILAQDLLEMHEDLYEQHDQVTLSWPHRYDRLLAEINLVRPDILCLQEMQDDHKAQFSSGLSNFKYEMIFKKRTGDKPDGCAIFYRRDLFELVDYHDVEYYQPGVKRLDRENVAIIAKFRVKSNPSQSLVVATTHLLYNPRRQDIRLAQVQVLLAELDRLAFLGRMESGTPKYAPTILCGDFNLQPYTAPYVLLTTGFLQYENLSTNTLEPIPGGSSFGKVLLPKKLGIMDDCRHESHLDRTEEEEEKCTRLHHSSKEARVARTPSPEEEQDNPFFNQGALKHRFKFTSAYRHNIGDETQEATTFQGQWATVDYLFYTKYQCAGEKRLSENNLKLVATYALPTVKQAREIYTIPNMYFGSDHFALAGRFLLKAQREPNL